The following nucleotide sequence is from Acidovorax radicis.
GTTGCTGCGCGACGTGCAATACCACCCTTACAAGCAACTCGTCCTGCACATCGACTTCCAGCGCGTGGACGCCAAGACCAAGCTGCACATGAAGGTGCCACTGCACTTCAGCGGTGCCGAAGAATCGCCTGCCGTGAAGGTGGACAAGTGCATGGTCAACCCGATCGTGAACGAACTGGACGTGACCTGCATGCCTTCGGACCTGCCAGAGTTCATTGCTGTGGACCTGTCCACACTTGAAAAAGGTTCTTCCTTGACCCTGAAGGACATCAAGCTGCCCAAGGGCGTGACGGCCAAGATCCGTGGCGGTCAGAACAACAATCCCGTTCTGGTGTCCGTGGTGCCCCCAGTCGTGGTGGTTGAAACCCCCGTTGAAGCAGCTCCTGCTGCCGATGCCAAGAAGGGCAAGGGCAAGAAGTAATCCCTCGCGGACCTTGCTTGCATTTCGGTCAGCAGCCTGCCCAGCGGCACTGACCACCAGCGGCCCACCTTGGTGGGCCGTTTTTGTTGGTGGGCACCACAGTCGCCGTTTCCCTACGCATGTGCTTGTCCACACCCCAACCGATTCGGGGTGTTGGCAGCGGGGAAACGCATCGCAGCTGCCGATACGCCTCTGGCTTCGGCTTCGCGCCGCTTTCACCTTCGCACCGCCCCATCTACTCGGATAATCCCCCAGATGATCAAGCTGTTTGTAGGCCTTGGAAACCCCGGGCCAGATTACGAAGCCACCCGGCACAACGCGGGCTTTTGGTGGATTGATGCCTTGGCGCGCGAACTCAAAACCACCCTGGTTCCCGAGCGCCGCTACCACGGGCTTGTGGCACGCGCCACGGTGCACGGCGACAACGTGTGGCTGCTCAAACCACAGACCTTCATGAATCTTTCTGGCAAGGCGGTGGCTTCGCTGGCGCGCTTTTTCAAGATACTGCCGGAGGAAATCCTCGTCGTGCACGATGAGCTCGACATTGCCCCCGGCCAGGTCAAGCTCAAACGCGGCGGAAGCCATGCGGGCCATAACGGCCTGCGCGACATCCACGGACAACTGGGTTCCCCCGATTACTGGCGTCTGCGCATCGGCATTGGTCACCCCGGCGTCAAAAGCGAAGTCGCCAACTGGGTGCTCAAGAAACCATCCCCCGACCAGCGTACGCTGATCGAAGAAAGCATTGACCATTCCTTGAAGGCCTATCCGGCGATGCTGGCAGGCGAGATGGACAAGGCCACCTTGCTCATCCACACCACCAAGCCACCACGGCCCAAGCCGCCGCGTCTGGTGCAAGACTGAGCGCAGCGTACTTCCCGGTTTTCATTTGCACGCGACACCAAAGCTACAAAATTGATAGCTGCTAGCGCTTTCAGAATAAGCGCCATAGGCCAAACAGCCTAAAAATCAAGTGGACGTGACGGCCCGCAGACGCTCAAACTTCTGCCACAGGGTTTCCCTGTTTTCCATGTGTTGTGGATTCACAGGGATACACGCCACGGGGCAAACCTGCACACACTGGGGCTCGTCAAAGTGGCCCACACATTCTGTGCATTTGTGCGGATCAATCTCGTAGATCTCCGGCCCCAGATAGATCGCCTGGTTGGGGCACTCGGGCTCGCACACATCACAGTTGATGCACTCATCGGTGATCATCAGCGCCATAAAACATCTCCGGCCGCAGCACCACCCATGATGGCAAAAGTGGGCAAGTCGGCATTCATGGTGCGTATTATCCCGCGCCCCTGGCATGTGCCTTGCATGCCACACACCAACACAACACCGCTGGCAGGGCAATATTGCCGCTATGCTGTGTATACACATTAATTGCATCGCGCCAGCAGCCCATTTCTTTCTGCCCAATTACCCACCCATGGGACTCTTTTTTCTCAAGCGCTTCGTCACTTTGCTGGCCACCCTGATCGGCGCCTCTGTGGTCGTGTTCCTGGTGCTGGAAATCCTGCCGGGCAATGCCGCCCAGATGCTGATGGGCCCCGATGCGGCGCCCGAGGCGGTCGCGGCGCTGGCCAGCAAACTGGGCCTCGACCAGCCTGCAGGGATGCGCTACTGGCAGTGGATCAGCGGGCTGGTGGTGGGGAACATGGGCGAGAGTTATACCTACAGCTCTCCGGTGCTGGACCTTGTGCTGGAGCGCATGGCGCTCACGGTGCCGCTGGCCCTCATGGCCATGGTCATCACGACGGTGCTGGCACTGGCCGCAGGTGTCTATGCGGCGGCACGGCACAACAAGATCGGCGATGTCGGTGTGATGGGCCTGGCGCAGATAGGCATCGCCATTCCGAATTTCTGGTTCGCCATCCTGCTGATCCTGCTGTTTTCGGTCAAGCTACAGTGGTTCTCGGCAGGGGGTTTCCCGGGCTGGACCGAAGCGGCAGGCGGCAGCCCCCTGGAGGCGCTCAAGGCCCTGCTTTTGCCCGCGATTTCGCTCGCGGTGGTTCAGGCCGCCATCCTGGCACGCATCACCCGCTCCGCCGTGCTGGAGGTGCTGCGTGAGGACTTTGTGCGCACCGCCCGCGCCAAAGGCCTGTCGCAACGCGCCACGTTGTGGGGCCATGTGCTGCGCAATGCATTGATTCCGGTGATCACGGTGATGGGTTTGCAGTTCGCATCGCTGCTCGCGGGCACCATCGTGGTGGAAAACGTGTTCTACCTGCCCGGTCTGGGCCGGTTAATCTTCCAGTCGATCTCCAACCGCGACCTGATCGTGGTGCGCAACTGCGTGATGCTGCTGGCCGCCATGGTGATCATCGTGAACTTCATCGTGGATGTGCTCTACGCCGTGATCGACCCCCGGGTAAAGGCCAGCGATATATGAGTTGCCCCCCTGAGTCGCTTCGCGCCATCCCCCCAAGGGGACGCCACCCGTGGCCTGGCAGAGCCGGTTCCACGGTGGCACTGGCCTTCGGACGCGCCGGTTTCAAGCGCCAGGGGCCATCCGAAAAAATCCACACCTCTCCATGAGCACCGCCATCTCACCCGCCCTTCCCTCGCCGCCGCCCGGCTGGCTGCACCGCGCACTGCGCCACCGCAGCTTTGTAATCGGCGCCGTGCTCTCGCTCCTGGTGATCGTGGCGGCGGCTTTGTCGCTGGTCTGGACGCCCTCGTCGCCCTATGAGATGGACCTGGCCAACAAACTGCAGGGCCCTTCGGCCACACACTGGCTGGGCACCGACGCCTTTGGCCGCGACGTGGCTTCACTGATCATGGTGGGGGCGCGCAATTCGATTCTGGTGGGGGTGATTGCCGTGGGCATGGGCCTGACCATCGGCACTGCGTTGGGGTTGCTTGCAGCCGCCAAACGCGGCTGGGTGGAAGAATTGGTCATGCGGCTGGCGGACTTCACTTTCGCCTTTCCGGCGCTGCTGCTGGCCATCATGCTCACCGCCGTGTTTGGTGCCGGCATCGTCAACTCCATCATTGCGATCGGCATTTTCTACATACCCACTTTTGCCCGCGTGACGCGTGCATCGGCCAACGCGGTATGGGGGCGCGAATACATTCTGGCGGCACGCGCGTGCGGCAAAGGCACATGGCGCATCACACTCGAACATGTGCTGCCGAACATCCTGTCCGTGCTGATCGTGCAGACCACCATTCAGTTTGCATTGGCTATTCTGGCCGAGGCAGCGCTGTCGTATCTGGGGCTGGGCACACAGCCACCGCAGCCGTCGTGGGGCCGCATGCTCAGCGAAGCCCAGACGCTGATGTTCCAGGCCCCGTTACTGGCAGTCTGGCCCGGCGTGGCGATCGCACTGGCGGTGCTGGGCCTGAACCTTGTGGGCGACGGACTGCGGGATCTGCTCGACCCCCGCCTGTCGAGGAAAAGATGACACCCCTTGAGTCGCCTTCGGCGCCCTCCCCCTCTCCTTCGGGAGGGGGTCGCACCCGGTGGCCCGGCAAAGCCAGTTCCACGGGCGCACTGGTTTGGCGCCGCGCCGGTTTTGTCGGCTGCGGGCGTTGCAATGCACTCCTGATATCTGCGGGAAACCCACAACACGATGACGCTGCTTGAAGTCTCCAACCTCCAGATCCGCCTGCAGACCCACCGGGGCCCGGCCGACGCGGTGCGCGGCGTGAGTTTTTCGCTGGCACGCGGCGAAACCCTGGGCCTGATCGGCGAATCGGGCTGCGGCAAATCGATCACCGCCATGTCGCTCATGGGCCTGCTGCCCGAGAGCGCGCAGGTCACCGGCAGCATCCGCTTCGACGGACAGGAACTGGTGGGCCGCACCGATGCGCAAATGTGCAAGATGCGCGGCAACCGCATCGGCATGGTGTTTCAAGAGCCCATGACCGCACTGAACCCTGTGCACACCATCGGCCGCCAGGTGGCCGAGCCCCTGCGCCTGCACCGGGGCATGAACACAGCGGCTGCCAGCGCCGAGGCCATTGCGCTGCTTGACCGCGTAGGCATCCCCAACGCAGCGCAGCGTTTTGATGCCTACCCCCATCAGTTCTCGGGCGGGCAGCGCCAGCGCATCACGATTGCCATGGCGCTGGCTTGCGGGCCCGACCTGCTGATTGCCGACGAACCCACCACAGCGCTGGACGTGACCATCCAGCAGCAGATCCTGGACCTCATCAGCGACCTGGTGGCAGAGCGCAACATGGCGCTGATCCTGATCTCGCACGACCTGGGCGTGATCTCGCAGAACGTGGACCGCATGCTGGTGATGTACGGCGGCAGCGTGGTCGAGAGCGGCTCCACCGCCTTGGTGTTTTCGGCCATGGCACACCCCTACACACGCGGGCTGTTCGCGGCCAGACCCCACCTGGGTGCCGTGCACGCACCCGGGCAGCGCCCGCGCCTGTCCACCATCCCCGGCACCGTGCCGGAACTGGTGGACCTGCCTGCAGGCTGCCCGTTTGCGGGCCGCTGCAGCTACACCGTGGATGCCTGCCACCACGAACGGCCACCGATCACCCTGGTGGCCACCGACGAGGATGGCGACCACGAGGTGCGCTGTATTCGCCGCGAAGCCATTGCCGAAGCCCAGAGTGCCAAGGCCGTGGAACCCATCGAGGTGACCGCATGACGCAGGCACCCACCTCCGCAACGCCCACCACCCCGCCCGCGCACACCGGAACACCCCTGCTCCAGGTGAACGACCTGGTGCGCCAATACACGCTGCCGCGTGAACACCTCTTTCGCCCACCTGGCAAGGTGCATGCACTCAACGGCGTGAGCTTTTCCATCGCATCCGGCCGCAGCCTGGGCATCGTCGGTGAATCCGGCTCGGGCAAGTCCACCCTGGCGCGCACGGTGATGGCGCTGGATGCCCCCACGGCCGGGACAGTGCACCTGCTCGGGCGCAATCTGCATGCGCTGACACCGGCCGAACTGCGCCATGCACGGCGCGACTTCCAGATGGTGTTCCAGGACCCTTACGGCTCGCTGGACCCGCGCCAGACGGTGGAACGCATCGTGACCGAACCGCTGCAAGCCCAGGGCGAGACCAGCCGCGCCGCCCAGCGCGAGCAGGCCGGCCAGGTGCTGTCGCAGGTGGGCCTGCGCTCCAACGACCTGGGCAAATACCCGCACGAGTTTTCGGGCGGCCAGCGCCAGCGCATTGCCATTGCCCGCGCGCTCATCACGCGCCCGCGCCTCATCGTGGCCGACGAGCCTGTGAGCGCGCTCGATGTGTCGGTGCAAGCCCAGGTGCTCAACCTCATGCAAGACCTGCAGCAGGAGTTCGGCATCACCTACATGCTCATCAGCCACGACCTGGCGGTGGTCAACCACCTGTGCGATGAAGTGGTGGTGCTGTACCAGGGCCGCATCGTCGAACGCGGATCGCCGACCGAGCTGTTTCGCAACGCGCAGCACCCCTACACCCAGTCGCTGGTCGCCGCCGTGCCCCAGATACAACCGGGCCGGGCACGGGCGCGGCGGGCAGCCGCAGCGGCAACGGCCGCCCTGGCCGCCGCACACGCTGCAAAAACCGCATGACCCATTGCGCATGTGATGGTGTAAAAAGCGCTTGTTCACCCCGGCCACACTTTGCGCCGGGGTTTCTGTCTGGTTTTGTCTGGTTTTTTGTCTGGAGAGTCCGAACATGCTGAACCGCCGTACCGTCCTTGCCACGGGCGCCCTTGCCGCCGTGCCTTTGTCCACCCCGTTTGGCGCCCTTGCGCAAGGCCGCAAAGATGCGGTGACGCTGGCGATGACGCTGGAGCCCCCAGGCCTGGACCCAACAGCCGGTGCGGCCTCTGCCATCGCCGAGATCGTTCAGTACAACATCTTCGAGACGCTCACCAAGATCAACGCCGACGGCAGCGTCTCGCCCCTGCTGGCCGAGAGCTGGGAGGTCTCGCCCGATCTCAAGACCTACACCTTCAAGCTGCGCCGGGGCGTGAAGTTCCAGAATGGCGAGCCCTTCACCGCAGCCGCCGTGAAGTTCTCGTTCGACCGCGCTGGCGGTGAAAAGAGCACCAACAAGGACAAGCGCACATTCGCCAATCTCACCACACAGGTGGTGGACGACTACACCGTCGTGGTCCTCAACAAGGACATCGACCCCGACCTGCTGTTCATCCTGGGCCAGGCCACGTCGATCATCGTGGAGCCCAAAAGCGCAGACACCAACGCCAACAAGCCCGTGGGCACCGGGCCCTACCAACTGGGCACCTGGAACAAGGGTTCATCGATCGTGCTGACGGCCTGGCCTGAGCACCGCAACGCCTCGGCGCTCAAGATCAAGCGCGCCACGTTCCGCTTCATCTCAGACCCCGCCGCCCAGGTGGCGGCATTGCTGGCGGGCGATGTGGACGCATTCCCCCGCGTCACGCCACGCAGCGTGGCCCAGTTCAAGAGCAACCCGCGCTTTCAGGTGGTGGTGAGCGGCTCGCGCGCCAAGACCATCCTGGCCATCAACAACGCCAAAAAGCCCCTCGACGACGTGCGCGTGCGCCGGGCCATCGCCGCCGCCGTGGACCGCAAGGCAGTCATCGAAGGCGCGGGCGACGGCTATGGCACGCCCATCGGCAGCCACTATGTGCCTGGCGCCTTCGGCTATGTAGACACCACGGGCGTGAACCCCTACGACCCTGAAAAGGCCAAGAAGCTGCTGGCCGAAGCCGGCATCAAAACGCCGCTGGAGCTCACCATGACCCTGCCGCCCACGCCGTACGCGCGCCAGGGTGGCGAGGTGATTGCGGCGCAACTGGCCAAGGTCGGCATTGTTGCCAAGATCCAGAACGTGGAATGGGCCCAATGGCTCAGCGGCACCTACGGCAACAAGAACTACGACCTGACCATCATTTCGCACGTCGAGCCGTTCGATCTGGCCAATTTCACCAAGCCCGATTACTACTGGGGCTACCAATCGCCCCAGTTCAACGAGCTGTTCAACCAGATCAAGAACGCGGCCCGCCCCGCCGACCGCTCGCGCCTGCTGGGCGAAGCGCAACGCCTGCTGGCCAATGATGCGGTGCATGCGTTCCTGTATTCCAACCAGTGGATCACGGTGGCCAACAAGAACCTCAAGGGTTTGTGGAAAGACATGCCCGTGTTCGTGAACGACCTCTCGGGGCTCTCCTGGTCCTGACAGCCACACGCTGCACCCACCGAAGCGGGAGCATTAGCTCCTGAAACAATAGCTGCCAGCGCTTTATTCATAAGCGCTGACAGCCTTTTTTACTTAAAAACTCCCCGCGCCCGCCATGACCGAACTACACGACCTGCCCGCCCACGACCTTCTGGCTGCCTATCGCCAGCGCACGCTGTCCCCCGTGGAGGTCACGCAGGCCGTTCTGGCGCACATCGAAAAGTGGGAGCCCCACATCAAGGCCACCTACCTGCTGCGCCCCGACGCGGCCCTGGCGCAGGCGCGCGCGTCTGAAGCCCGCTGGCTGCGCGGCGAGCCCCAAGGCGCACTCGATGGCGTGCCCAGCACCATCAAGGAAAACATCGCCACCCAAGGCGACCCCACCCCGCTGGGCACGGCCGCCGTGGAGCTGGTGCCCGCCGCCGCCGACGCGCCACCCGCTGCCCGCATGCGCGAGGCGGGCGCCGTCATCGTGGCAAAAACCACCATGCCCGACTACGGCATGTTGTCGTCAGGACTGTCCACCTTTCACCCCCTTTCGCGCAACCCCTGGGATGTGAGCAAGGGCCCCGGTGGCTCCAGCGCAGGTGGCGGCGCAGCCGCTGCCGCAGGTTACGGCCCGCTGCATATCGGCACCGACATTGGCGGCTCACTGCGCCTGCCCGCCAGCTGGTGTGGCATCTTCAGCTTGAAACCCAGCCTGGGCCGCATTCCGATCGACCCACCCTACACCGGGCGCGCCGCTGGCCCCATGACACGTACCGTGGCCGACGCCGCGCTGATGATGCAGGTGCTCAGCCAGCCCGACGCCCGCGACAGCATGAGCCTGCCCGCACAGGACATTGCCTGGGGTGACTTCAACCAAGGGGTCGAACGCCTGCGCGGCCTGCGCATCGGCCTGCTGCTGGAGGCAGGTTGTGGCCTGGGGGTGGAACCAGAGGTCAAGGCGGCGGTAGAGCACGCCGCACGGCTCATGGAGGCGGCAGGCGCCACCATCGTGCCCATGCAGCCCTTCATGACCCAGACCATGCTCGACGGCATGGACCATTTTTGGCGCATGCGCTCGCACATCGACCTGCAGGCGCTGCCTGCCGCGCGGCGCGACAAGGTACTGCCCTACATCCGCACCTGGGCCGACAGCGCTGCGGGCATGAGCGGCTCCGAGGTCTTCCACGCCAGCCACCAGTTCCACCTGACGCGCGTGAACACGGTCAAGGCCTGTAGCGCGTTCGACTACGTGATCTCGCCCGTGGCCCCCATGCCCGCCTTCCAGGCCGAGCTGCCCTCGCCCACCGACGACCCGTTGCGCCCCCTGGAGCACATCGGGTTCACCGTGCCGTTCAACATGTCCGAGCAGCCCGCCGCCTCGGTCAACTGCGGCTACACCGCCGACGGCCTGCCGATTGGCCTGCAGATCGCAGGCGCACGGTTTGACGACCTGGGCGTGCTGCAGGTGGCGCATGCGTTTGAGTTGATCCGCGGGCCCCAACGGGCCTGGCCCCAGCCACCAGCGGTGTAACCAAGGGCCCATGGCGGGTTGTTGGTACCCTTGAGGACTTACAGGCTTCGCCCGCTCGGCATATTCTTCGAGCAAGGTCGGCGCTTGGGGCCACCACCACCACGCAACACCTCACCGAATCACCGCATGGACATTCTCATCCTGGCGATCCTCATCGCCACCGGCACCTTCATGCTCAACGCCAAAGAGCAGCGCAAACGCATCGTCCTGCTGGGCAGCCACCTGGCCAACTACCAGATTGAAAAGCTGATGGAAGCCCTCACCGACGGCTACCTGCGTGCCCTGGGCGAAAGCACCGACGAGCGGCGCAGCCAGATCTGGAGCCTGCTCAGCACCACCGAATCGCAGCTGAGCGAGCAATTCGGCCGCTTTGCGGCAGACTTTGCCAAGCTGGACGAAGACCGCACCCGCGTCAGCCGGCTCGCACTGTCCATTCCGTTTGCCGAAAAAATCCTGCCTGCGCTGACCTTCGACATGCGCAAGGCGCTCGCCATCCACGCACGCGGCATTGCCCATGTGGCACAAGACACCGGCCACCTCACGCCCAAAGACCGCGCCTACATGATGACGGCTGAACTGTTCCTCATGCAGCACACCTGCCACTGGTTCTGCAAATCCAAAACCGTGGCCACCGCCCGCATGCTGGCGCGCCACCAGACGCCCCACGAGCAACTGGTCGCCTCGGTGTCAGCAGAAACACGCAAGGCCTATCTGGCGCTGATCAAAGGCGGCTGAAATGAAGCGACACCCCCCTGAGGCCCTACGGGCCTTCCCCCCGCTCTCGCAACGCTGCGCGCTGCGGGCAGGGGGACGCAGCCAGCGCGGCGGGGCGGCCCTTGCGCGGCAGCCCTGGCCTGCGCCGTGTCGAGCCCATGCATCGGGGGTGAGGCTTAACGCTGTGGATCACTGACATGCCTCCAAGAACCGACAGCCTGGGCAACCCCGTCACCCTGCACGACGCGGCCAGCGCGGCGGCCTTGAATGACTTTGTGGAAGGCTTCATCGCCTGCGAGGCCCGCGCGGTGAATGTGCTGAACGCGGCGGCAGACACCAGCCCCATCGTGCAGGCCAGCTGCGCCGCGCTGCACATGTTTGCCGAATCGGCCGACGCCCCGCGCAACGCCCGCCCCTTCATCGACCAAGCGTTGGCCCATGCCCCTGAGGCCAGCGAGCGCGAACAACGCTTCGTAGCCGCCATCGCCGCCTGGGTGGATGGCGACCTGCCCCGCGCCGTTGCGCTGCACGAGGAGCAAGCCCGCTTGTTTCCCCGCGACCTCGCCTCCCTCAAGCTCGGCCAATACCACTTGTTCAACCGTGGCGACTCGCCCGGCATGCTGCGCATCGCCCTGCAGGCCCTGCCCGCCGCAGCCGACGTGCCCTACCTGCACGGCATGCTCGCCTTTGGCTGGGAGCAATGCCACCGCTTGCCAGAGGCCGAAAGCGCCGCACGCCACGCCATCGCCTTGTGCCGCAAAGAACCCTGGGCCCACCATGCGCTGGCCCACGTCATGCTGACCCAGGGCCGCATCCGCGAAGGTACCGACTTCATGGCCAGCGTGAGCGACACCT
It contains:
- a CDS encoding 50S ribosomal protein L25/general stress protein Ctc gives rise to the protein MNFVAFERAKQGTGASRRLRNSGKTPGIVYGGTAEPQLIEIDHNALWHALKKEAFHSSVLDMEVAGTTAKVLLRDVQYHPYKQLVLHIDFQRVDAKTKLHMKVPLHFSGAEESPAVKVDKCMVNPIVNELDVTCMPSDLPEFIAVDLSTLEKGSSLTLKDIKLPKGVTAKIRGGQNNNPVLVSVVPPVVVVETPVEAAPAADAKKGKGKK
- the pth gene encoding aminoacyl-tRNA hydrolase, which gives rise to MIKLFVGLGNPGPDYEATRHNAGFWWIDALARELKTTLVPERRYHGLVARATVHGDNVWLLKPQTFMNLSGKAVASLARFFKILPEEILVVHDELDIAPGQVKLKRGGSHAGHNGLRDIHGQLGSPDYWRLRIGIGHPGVKSEVANWVLKKPSPDQRTLIEESIDHSLKAYPAMLAGEMDKATLLIHTTKPPRPKPPRLVQD
- a CDS encoding YfhL family 4Fe-4S dicluster ferredoxin → MALMITDECINCDVCEPECPNQAIYLGPEIYEIDPHKCTECVGHFDEPQCVQVCPVACIPVNPQHMENRETLWQKFERLRAVTST
- a CDS encoding ABC transporter permease, whose protein sequence is MGLFFLKRFVTLLATLIGASVVVFLVLEILPGNAAQMLMGPDAAPEAVAALASKLGLDQPAGMRYWQWISGLVVGNMGESYTYSSPVLDLVLERMALTVPLALMAMVITTVLALAAGVYAAARHNKIGDVGVMGLAQIGIAIPNFWFAILLILLFSVKLQWFSAGGFPGWTEAAGGSPLEALKALLLPAISLAVVQAAILARITRSAVLEVLREDFVRTARAKGLSQRATLWGHVLRNALIPVITVMGLQFASLLAGTIVVENVFYLPGLGRLIFQSISNRDLIVVRNCVMLLAAMVIIVNFIVDVLYAVIDPRVKASDI
- a CDS encoding ABC transporter permease, whose translation is MSTAISPALPSPPPGWLHRALRHRSFVIGAVLSLLVIVAAALSLVWTPSSPYEMDLANKLQGPSATHWLGTDAFGRDVASLIMVGARNSILVGVIAVGMGLTIGTALGLLAAAKRGWVEELVMRLADFTFAFPALLLAIMLTAVFGAGIVNSIIAIGIFYIPTFARVTRASANAVWGREYILAARACGKGTWRITLEHVLPNILSVLIVQTTIQFALAILAEAALSYLGLGTQPPQPSWGRMLSEAQTLMFQAPLLAVWPGVAIALAVLGLNLVGDGLRDLLDPRLSRKR
- a CDS encoding ABC transporter ATP-binding protein, with translation MTLLEVSNLQIRLQTHRGPADAVRGVSFSLARGETLGLIGESGCGKSITAMSLMGLLPESAQVTGSIRFDGQELVGRTDAQMCKMRGNRIGMVFQEPMTALNPVHTIGRQVAEPLRLHRGMNTAAASAEAIALLDRVGIPNAAQRFDAYPHQFSGGQRQRITIAMALACGPDLLIADEPTTALDVTIQQQILDLISDLVAERNMALILISHDLGVISQNVDRMLVMYGGSVVESGSTALVFSAMAHPYTRGLFAARPHLGAVHAPGQRPRLSTIPGTVPELVDLPAGCPFAGRCSYTVDACHHERPPITLVATDEDGDHEVRCIRREAIAEAQSAKAVEPIEVTA
- a CDS encoding ATP-binding cassette domain-containing protein; its protein translation is MTQAPTSATPTTPPAHTGTPLLQVNDLVRQYTLPREHLFRPPGKVHALNGVSFSIASGRSLGIVGESGSGKSTLARTVMALDAPTAGTVHLLGRNLHALTPAELRHARRDFQMVFQDPYGSLDPRQTVERIVTEPLQAQGETSRAAQREQAGQVLSQVGLRSNDLGKYPHEFSGGQRQRIAIARALITRPRLIVADEPVSALDVSVQAQVLNLMQDLQQEFGITYMLISHDLAVVNHLCDEVVVLYQGRIVERGSPTELFRNAQHPYTQSLVAAVPQIQPGRARARRAAAAATAALAAAHAAKTA
- a CDS encoding ABC transporter substrate-binding protein; this encodes MLNRRTVLATGALAAVPLSTPFGALAQGRKDAVTLAMTLEPPGLDPTAGAASAIAEIVQYNIFETLTKINADGSVSPLLAESWEVSPDLKTYTFKLRRGVKFQNGEPFTAAAVKFSFDRAGGEKSTNKDKRTFANLTTQVVDDYTVVVLNKDIDPDLLFILGQATSIIVEPKSADTNANKPVGTGPYQLGTWNKGSSIVLTAWPEHRNASALKIKRATFRFISDPAAQVAALLAGDVDAFPRVTPRSVAQFKSNPRFQVVVSGSRAKTILAINNAKKPLDDVRVRRAIAAAVDRKAVIEGAGDGYGTPIGSHYVPGAFGYVDTTGVNPYDPEKAKKLLAEAGIKTPLELTMTLPPTPYARQGGEVIAAQLAKVGIVAKIQNVEWAQWLSGTYGNKNYDLTIISHVEPFDLANFTKPDYYWGYQSPQFNELFNQIKNAARPADRSRLLGEAQRLLANDAVHAFLYSNQWITVANKNLKGLWKDMPVFVNDLSGLSWS
- a CDS encoding amidase — protein: MTELHDLPAHDLLAAYRQRTLSPVEVTQAVLAHIEKWEPHIKATYLLRPDAALAQARASEARWLRGEPQGALDGVPSTIKENIATQGDPTPLGTAAVELVPAAADAPPAARMREAGAVIVAKTTMPDYGMLSSGLSTFHPLSRNPWDVSKGPGGSSAGGGAAAAAGYGPLHIGTDIGGSLRLPASWCGIFSLKPSLGRIPIDPPYTGRAAGPMTRTVADAALMMQVLSQPDARDSMSLPAQDIAWGDFNQGVERLRGLRIGLLLEAGCGLGVEPEVKAAVEHAARLMEAAGATIVPMQPFMTQTMLDGMDHFWRMRSHIDLQALPAARRDKVLPYIRTWADSAAGMSGSEVFHASHQFHLTRVNTVKACSAFDYVISPVAPMPAFQAELPSPTDDPLRPLEHIGFTVPFNMSEQPAASVNCGYTADGLPIGLQIAGARFDDLGVLQVAHAFELIRGPQRAWPQPPAV